The genomic interval CCTCAAACAATGCATGAAAATGGACATTCGCACCGTCGTGATCGCTCATGGTCGAGGCGAGCTATCCGCTCCCCCAGCCAAGATGAAGAGTTTTGTCACGACATGGTTAATGCAGATTAAAGAAGTGCAATGTTGCCACAGTGCGCAGCGTTTTCATGGCGGAACTGGCGCTCTCTACGTTTTGCTGCAGAAAAGTGCCGACAAAAAACTCGAGAATCGAGAACGTCATCAAAAACGCTTAGGCTAACATTTATTCAGTGCTAGAATGCACGCCCTAATTTCCCTTACAACCAGTAAGGGAGTGAACAATACAACGCCGTTGTGAAACGTTAAGAGAGAACAACATGTCCCAAGATAACGCTAAACGCCTTAATAAATACATCAGTGAAACTGGTTTTTGCTCACGCCGCGAAGCCGATAAACTCATCGAGCAAGGTCGCGTCACCATCAATGGCAAACAGCCAGAAATGGGCACCAAGGTCTTGCCTGGTGACGACGTTTGTGTAGATGGAAAGCCTGTCGCGGCAAAGGAAAAACCGGTCTACATCGCGCTGAATAAACCCACTGGCATTACCTGCACTACTGAACGCAACATTCCGGGCAATATCGTTGATTTTATTGGGCATAAGAAGCGCATTTTCCCAATTGGTCGATTGGACAAACCTTCAGACGGTCTGATTTTCCTAACCAATGATGGGGATATTGTTAATAAGATTCTCCGTGCGGGTAACCACCACGAAAAAGAGTATGTGGTGCGAGTGGATAAACCCATTACGCCTGAATTTATTAAAGCAATGTCGAGCGGTGTCAATATTCTCGATACCGTAACCTTGCCGTGCAAAGTCACACAGGAAACCAAGTTCTCCTTCCGTATTGTTTTAACCCAAGGTTTGAACCGCCAGATCCGCCGTATGTGTGAAGCACTCGGCTATGAAGTGTTTAAACTGCGTCGTGTGCGCATTATGAACATTTCACTCGACGGCATTCCGAATGGTAAGTGGCGTTATCTCACAGACGATGAGGTGACTGAGATCCTTGCGATGTGTGAAGGCTCGGTTGGCACCGAAGAAGCCTCTCGCGTTGACGCCAAAGGCCGCCGTATTCGCAAAGCCACTGACGCTAAACTGTTTGACAGCCGTGAGGAAAATCAAACCTCTACTGCACGTCGCAACCAAAAACAACGCACTTTCAAAGGCAACAATGCCGATGAGTTTCGTCATGCGCCAAATTCGAAAAAAGCGCAGCAAAGAAAGCAGCAGGATGGCGATAAACCGCGTTTTGAAAAAACAAAGCGCCAAGAGCAAGCTGGAAAAGCACCGCGATATGATAATCCCAACGCGGCAAAACCCGTCAAACGTACCGGCGGCACTTTGACTCTGAAGAAATAACGCTACTCGCAACCATTGAAAAGGACGCTCCTACGAGCGTCCTTTTTTGATCACCACACGGTTTCACGCATCAAGTGTCATTCACCAAAGGAACTATGCCTCTAGACAGAGTTCAGCAAAATGCCCTCTAGTGAGCATCAGTAAATCTTGGGGGGCTAACTCGATCTCCAAACCACGCTTACCAGCACTAACACAAATGGTCTCTTGTTGCTCTGCACTCCTATGAAGAAAGGTGGGCAGAGCTTTCTTTTGCCCCAACGGACTAATACCGCCCACGACATATCCCGTGGTTTTTTGCGCGATTTCTGGGTCCGCCATATCGGCTTTTTTGCCATTAGCGGCTTTCGCTGCCAATTTTAGATTGAGCTTTTGATCAACGGGGATGATCGCTACCGCCAAGTTTTTTGCTTCGCCATTTAAGCAAAACAGTAATGTTTTAAAGACTTTTTTTGGATCTTGCCCAAGCACTTCTGCCGCTTCCAAACCATAGCTTGTCGCTCGTGGATCGTGCTGATATTCGTGGATGGTATGAGGAACTTTCTTTTTCTTGGCAAGATTGATAGCCGGAGTCATTGTCTTTCTCCTGTATAAACAAAAAGCGCTATCCCAGATCGGAATAGCGCTTTAGTTAAAGATATCAGCGAGATTGAGTCAAACTCTTTCTCTTATCGATTATTTGTAAACAATCTCACCGTTTGGCGCGAACTTGTTCACATCGATTGGGCTGTTCTTCTCTAGGAACTCTTTCAGTACTTCAGCATCCACAAAACCAGTGTTCACGTAACCAGGGTGGCCAGTCAGTTTAGGGTAACCATCACCACCAGCGGCGTTGTAGCTCGGTACGGTGAAGCGGTAAGTTTCGTCTAGACGAAGCTGTTTGCCACCAATGAATACGTTCGATACTTTGCCGTTAGCCACTGTCATGGAGATACCAGCGAACTGCGCGTAAGCACCTGAATCAACAGGTTTCGTTGCAACTACGTTTAGGTAGTCCAGCACTTCTTTACCCGTCATATCAGTGTAAGTCAGGATGTTTGCAAAAGGCTGAACGGTAAGAACGTCTTTGTAAGTCACTTCGCCTGCTTCAATCGAGTCACGCACGCCACCTGAGTTCATCACTGCGAAGTCAGCTTTTGCACGCTCCATGTGTGATACGGCAATCAGACGGCCTAGGTTAGTTTGCTGGAAGCGAACCACGTTACGGTCACCTTCAAGCTTGCCATTCGTGTCTGCAATCTTCACGTTGAGTTGCTCTTGACCTTTCTCTTGGTAAGGACGTAGGAACTCTAGCAATGCATCATCTTCTTTAATTTCACTTTCGATGAACACGCGCTGGCTCTTACCATCCACTTCCACTTTCTTCTTCAAGTTAACTGGAATCAGATCGTAGCTCACCATGCGTAGTTCACCATTACGGAACTCGTAATCCGCACGGCCAACATATTTACCCCACTCGTGCGCCTGCACGATGTAAGTACCGTTTTGTTGGTCTGGCTTACACTCGTCTGCTGGTTTGAAGTTTTTCTTCACCACATTTGGCGCTTCCATACAAACCGGCTCTTGCGAGTGACCACCGACGATCATGTCTAGGTCACCTTCATTTAGGTAACGAGCCAATGCAACATCGCCAGGAGCGTTGATGCCACGCTTACCATCTTCGTAGTGACCCATGTGCGTCACTGCGAAAATCAAATCTGGTTTTTCTGTTTCTTTCAGCTCAGCAATCAGCTTCTTCGCTTCTTCCTTCGGATCACGGAAGTCAATGGCGCCGATGAATTCAGGGTTGCCTAGCTTAGCCGTGTCTTCGGTTGTTAGACCGATAACCGCAATTTTGATACCTTGCTTATCGAACATCTCGTAAGCTTGGAACATGCGCTCGCCGGTTTTCTTGTCGTAAATATTGGCAGACAGCATTGGGAAGTTAGCCCACTCTTTCTGCTTCATCAGTACGTCTAGAGGATTGTCAAACTCATGGTTACCCAGCGCCATTGCGTCGTAACCGATTTTGCTCATGCCTTTGAAATCAGGCTCAGCATCTTGAAGATCTGACTCAGGAACACCTGTGTTGATATCACCGCCTGAAAGTAGCAGTACGCTGCCGCCTTCCGCTTGGATTTCAGCACGCAACTCATCGATCAGAGTTTTGCGAGCTGCCATACCGTACTCACCGTATTTGTTTTGCCAGAAACGGCCGTGGTGGTCGTTCGTGTGCAGTACTGTCAGTTTGTAAGTTGTATCTGCTGCCCATTCTTGAGTTGGCTGAGTTGCACAACCCGCCAGAGTTGCCAGAATAGCTGCGCTAAGCGCGGTTTTTACAATCAGGCGTTGCTTCATTGTCATACCTTTTGAACTTTTTGGGGATTCCACTGCAAATATCTACAGGCCTTTTTAAACATAAGCTCAATTTATTAAATCGAGTTAGGTTGGCTGTAAAACTTGATACAGTTTAAAGTAACTGGCCAAACCATTTCAGCGCGTTTTCATATTTATGATGCATTGATCACTATAAAAACCACGAAAAACTGTAACAAAGCCTGAGAGTTACAGTG from Vibrio vulnificus NBRC 15645 = ATCC 27562 carries:
- the rluF gene encoding 23S rRNA pseudouridine(2604) synthase RluF, giving the protein MSQDNAKRLNKYISETGFCSRREADKLIEQGRVTINGKQPEMGTKVLPGDDVCVDGKPVAAKEKPVYIALNKPTGITCTTERNIPGNIVDFIGHKKRIFPIGRLDKPSDGLIFLTNDGDIVNKILRAGNHHEKEYVVRVDKPITPEFIKAMSSGVNILDTVTLPCKVTQETKFSFRIVLTQGLNRQIRRMCEALGYEVFKLRRVRIMNISLDGIPNGKWRYLTDDEVTEILAMCEGSVGTEEASRVDAKGRRIRKATDAKLFDSREENQTSTARRNQKQRTFKGNNADEFRHAPNSKKAQQRKQQDGDKPRFEKTKRQEQAGKAPRYDNPNAAKPVKRTGGTLTLKK
- the ybaK gene encoding Cys-tRNA(Pro) deacylase, producing MTPAINLAKKKKVPHTIHEYQHDPRATSYGLEAAEVLGQDPKKVFKTLLFCLNGEAKNLAVAIIPVDQKLNLKLAAKAANGKKADMADPEIAQKTTGYVVGGISPLGQKKALPTFLHRSAEQQETICVSAGKRGLEIELAPQDLLMLTRGHFAELCLEA
- the ushA gene encoding bifunctional UDP-sugar hydrolase/5'-nucleotidase UshA translates to MKQRLIVKTALSAAILATLAGCATQPTQEWAADTTYKLTVLHTNDHHGRFWQNKYGEYGMAARKTLIDELRAEIQAEGGSVLLLSGGDINTGVPESDLQDAEPDFKGMSKIGYDAMALGNHEFDNPLDVLMKQKEWANFPMLSANIYDKKTGERMFQAYEMFDKQGIKIAVIGLTTEDTAKLGNPEFIGAIDFRDPKEEAKKLIAELKETEKPDLIFAVTHMGHYEDGKRGINAPGDVALARYLNEGDLDMIVGGHSQEPVCMEAPNVVKKNFKPADECKPDQQNGTYIVQAHEWGKYVGRADYEFRNGELRMVSYDLIPVNLKKKVEVDGKSQRVFIESEIKEDDALLEFLRPYQEKGQEQLNVKIADTNGKLEGDRNVVRFQQTNLGRLIAVSHMERAKADFAVMNSGGVRDSIEAGEVTYKDVLTVQPFANILTYTDMTGKEVLDYLNVVATKPVDSGAYAQFAGISMTVANGKVSNVFIGGKQLRLDETYRFTVPSYNAAGGDGYPKLTGHPGYVNTGFVDAEVLKEFLEKNSPIDVNKFAPNGEIVYK